The nucleotide sequence TTGGATGATTACCTGCTAGAGAGCAATGTAGTAATCGACTGATTACAAAGTCAAGTCATTCGCTGATAACCTTTCGCCATGACATCTGCAGGGCTGGGTGGCGGCGTCGCACTCGATGAACCGGCCGAGGCCGGCAAGCGCCTGTCGTCGGACGAGCGGCGTCGCCAGATCCTGGTGGCCGCGCTCGCCGTCTTCGGCACTCGGGGCTACGAAGGTGCGACGACCGACGAGGTGGCCCGCGCCGCCGGCGTCAGCCAGCCCTACGTGGTGCGGCTGTTCGGCTCCAAGGAGAATCTGTTCCTCGCGGCCATCGAGGATGCCCTGGCTCGGCTGCTCGCAGCCTTCCGGGCCGCGCTCGCCGAGGAGGACGACGGTGCAGGCATCACTGCCGGCAAGCGCATCGGACGCGCCTACGTCGACCTCATCGAAGTGCGGGGTCTGCACCAGACTCTGGCGCATGCCTACCTCCTCGGCAGCAACCCCGTGATCGGGGCTGCGGCCCGCCGCGGCTTCGCCTCGGTGTGGCGGTTCTTCCGCGACGAGATGGGGCTCGACACCGACGAGGCGCGCGCCTTCCTGGCCGAGGGCATGCTCATCAGCACGATGATCGGTCTGCGCATCGTCGACGACTACGGCTCCGACCCGCAGATCACCGAGCTGTTCCGCTCGTGCTTCCCGAGCGAGCTGCCGCACGTGCTCGAGGTCCTCCCGCGAGGCACTGACCGCTGGTAGCAGGTGGGCACTGACCGCTGGTAGCAGGTGGGCACTGACCGCTGGTAGCAGGTGGGCACTGACCGCTGGTAGCAGGTGGGCACTGACCGCTGGTAGACACACGGCGCGACGGCGTGGATGCCGCACCCTGGCCGCGCGTCGGGAGCGCGGCGTATCGTCGGGGGCATGTGCCGGAACATCCACACGCTCCACAACTTCGAGCCCGCCGCCTCGTCCGCAGAGGTCCACGCCGCCGCGCTCCAGTACGTGCGCAAGATCGCGGGCACCACGAAGCCGTCGAAGGCGAACCAGGAGGCGTTCGATCGCGCCGTGCACGAGATCGCGCACATCACGCAGCACCTGCTCGACGACCTCGTCGCGGTGACGCCGCCGAAGAACCGCGAAGTCGAGGCCGCCAAGGCGCGCGAGCGCGCGATCAAGTCCGGCCGCTACGCCGCGCCGGCCGCCTGAGCCCCGCCCCCGGTCGTTGAGCGGTGGGGTATTCTGGTCGGCTCCCCATCGGACGAACCCGTCCCGCGGAGCAGACAGGGAACACCGTGGGGTACATCGACATCGCCGCCGTCTCGTACGCGCTGCCGGACGGCCGCCCGCTGCTCGACGAGGTCTCGTTCCGCGTGGGCGAGGGGTCGACGACGGCGCTCATCGGGCAGAACGGTGCCGGCAAGACCACGCTGCTGCGGATCATCCGGGGGTGGACGCCCGCTCTCTCGGGTGCCGTCTCGATCGACGGCGGACTCGGCGTGATGGACCAGTTCGTCGGCCACGGCGAGGCCGGGCAGACCGTCCACGACCTCCTCATCTCCGTCTCGCCCGACCGTGTGCGCCGTGCCGCGCGCGAGCTCGAGGACTCCGAGGCGGCGATCATCGAGCAGGACGACCTCGACACGCAGATGCGCTACGCCGGGGCGCTCGCCGACTACGCCGAGGCCGGCGGCTACGAGTACGAGACCGTCTGGGACACCTGCACGACGACGGCTCTCGGCATCCCGTTCTCGCGGGCAAGGTTCCGCGAGCTCACCACGCTCTCGGGCGGCGAGCAGAAGAGACTGGCGCTCGAGGCGCTGCTGCGCGGCCCCGACCAGGTGCTGCTTCTCGACGAGCCCGACAACTACCTCGACGTGCCCGGCAAGCGCTGGCTCGAGGAGCGCCTGCGCGAGACGAACAAGACGGTGCTCCTCGTGTCGCACGACCGGGAGCTGCTGGCCCGGGCGGCCGACCGCATCGTGACGCTCGAGGCGGGCGGCGCAGGCAGCACGGCCTGGGTGCACGGCGGCGGCTTCGGCACGTATCACCGTGCGCGGGAGGACCGGATGCGGCGCCTCGACGAACTGCGCCGCCGCTGGGACGAGCAGCACGTCAAGCTGAGGGAGCTCGTGGCCACCCTCAAGGTGAAGGCCACCGCGAACGACACGTTCACCTCGCGGTACCGCGCCGCCCAGACGCGCCTGCGCAAGTTCGAGGAGGCGGGTCCGCCGCAGGAACGCCCCAGGGAGCACGACCTCGACGTGCGCCTGCGCGGTGCGCGCACCGGGCGGCGCGCGGTCGTGGCGGAGCAGCTCGAGCTGACCGGGCTCATGAAGCCGTTCGACCTCGAGGTGTGGTTCGGCGACCGGGTCGCGGTGCTCGGCTCGAACGGCTCGGGCAAATCGCACTTCCTGCGGCTGCTCGCCCGCGGCGGCACCGACCCCGACGGGCGCCTCGGGCACGTGACGACCACCGGCGCGGGGCTCGCGCCGGTGGCGCACACCGGCCGCGTCATGCTCGGCGCGCGCGTGCTGCCGGGATGGTTCGCGCAGACCCACCGCCATCCCGAGTTCGACGGAAAGACGCTGCTGGACATCCTGCATCGCGGGGAGGACGCCCGGCCCGGTCTGCCACGCGAGGCGGCCAGCAGCGCGCTCGACCGCTACGGACTGGTCGCGCAGGCTGAGCAGACCTTCGACAGCCTGTCGGGCGGACAGCAGGCGAGGTTCCAGATCCTGCTGCTCGAGCTCTCGGGCGCCACGCT is from Microbacterium sp. LWH3-1.2 and encodes:
- a CDS encoding TetR/AcrR family transcriptional regulator, which translates into the protein MTSAGLGGGVALDEPAEAGKRLSSDERRRQILVAALAVFGTRGYEGATTDEVARAAGVSQPYVVRLFGSKENLFLAAIEDALARLLAAFRAALAEEDDGAGITAGKRIGRAYVDLIEVRGLHQTLAHAYLLGSNPVIGAAARRGFASVWRFFRDEMGLDTDEARAFLAEGMLISTMIGLRIVDDYGSDPQITELFRSCFPSELPHVLEVLPRGTDRW
- a CDS encoding ABC-F family ATP-binding cassette domain-containing protein, with the protein product MGYIDIAAVSYALPDGRPLLDEVSFRVGEGSTTALIGQNGAGKTTLLRIIRGWTPALSGAVSIDGGLGVMDQFVGHGEAGQTVHDLLISVSPDRVRRAARELEDSEAAIIEQDDLDTQMRYAGALADYAEAGGYEYETVWDTCTTTALGIPFSRARFRELTTLSGGEQKRLALEALLRGPDQVLLLDEPDNYLDVPGKRWLEERLRETNKTVLLVSHDRELLARAADRIVTLEAGGAGSTAWVHGGGFGTYHRAREDRMRRLDELRRRWDEQHVKLRELVATLKVKATANDTFTSRYRAAQTRLRKFEEAGPPQERPREHDLDVRLRGARTGRRAVVAEQLELTGLMKPFDLEVWFGDRVAVLGSNGSGKSHFLRLLARGGTDPDGRLGHVTTTGAGLAPVAHTGRVMLGARVLPGWFAQTHRHPEFDGKTLLDILHRGEDARPGLPREAASSALDRYGLVAQAEQTFDSLSGGQQARFQILLLELSGATLLLLDEPTDNLDLVSAEALQDALARFEGTVLAVTHDRWLAKSFDRFLVFGSDGRVFESSEPVWDESRVARAR
- a CDS encoding DUF2277 domain-containing protein; this translates as MCRNIHTLHNFEPAASSAEVHAAALQYVRKIAGTTKPSKANQEAFDRAVHEIAHITQHLLDDLVAVTPPKNREVEAAKARERAIKSGRYAAPAA